The following are from one region of the Osmerus mordax isolate fOsmMor3 chromosome 1, fOsmMor3.pri, whole genome shotgun sequence genome:
- the LOC136951386 gene encoding ankyrin repeat domain-containing protein 60-like, giving the protein MTIRELKSALELAVGIPSDFQRLCYLDQGDLMEESTLHYNDIVPGTVLTVGVWPYNGWPELVTAAASGNTYMLKQVMSKPAPQCSYASSWLPHRLFSALFITAQRGHASATRFLLQQGADVGAQTPRGRGALHAAAAQGHVQLIQDLLLGGAPPNMEDCEGMTALSLAEGWGQKKSARQIFLFNWQQRAAAVRIKSHLGEEELFDHQRYNSHLKTWRCGSYAQRYMAHLGAGGAAAPSAALVPEAMIWSDFVIL; this is encoded by the exons ATGACGATCAGAGAACTAAAGAGCGCATTGGAGCTGGCGGTCGGAATTCCTTCGGACTTCCAGAGACTATGCTACCTGGACCAGG GTGACCTGATGGAGGAAAGCACCTTGCACTACAACGACATTGTCCCAGGCACAGTGCTGACGGTGGGGGTGTGGCCCTACAATGGCTGGCCGGAGCTGGTGACTGCTGCTGCTTCCGGAAACACCTACATG TTGAAGCAGGTCATGTCCAAACCAGCTCCCCAGTGCTCCTATGCATCCTCCTGGCTGCCTCACCGCCTCTTCTCTGCCCTGTTCATCACTGCTCAACGAGGACACGCCTCCGCCACCCGCTTCCTCCTACAGCAGG gtgctgaCGTCGGGGCTCAGACCCCTCGTGGTCGAGGGGCACTGCACGCCGCCGCCGCTCAGGGGCATGTCCAGTTGATCCAGGACCTTCTGCTGGGTGGTGCACCTCCTAACATGGAGGACTGCGAGGGCATGACCGCCCTGAGCCTGGCAGAGGGCTGGGGCCAGAAGAAGAGCGCCCGCCAGATCTTCCTGTTCAACTGGCAGCAGCGCGCCGCTGCGGTACGGATCAAATCCCACCTGGGCGAGGAGGAGCTGTTCGACCACCAACGCTACAACTCACACCTGAAGACCTGGCGATGTGGCAGCTACGCCCAGAGATACATGGCACACCTTgggg cagggggtgctgcagcaccctcagcaGCACTAGTTCCAGAGGCCATGATCTGGTCTGACTTTGTCATCTTGTGA